In one window of Synechococcus sp. M16CYN DNA:
- the rplI gene encoding 50S ribosomal protein L9, with amino-acid sequence MTKRVQIVLSEDILSLGRTGDLVDVAPGYARNFLLPFGKATPVTPAVMKQVEHRRAKEIERQVTIKQEALDFKIALNTIGRFTVKKQTGEDNVLFGTVTNGDVAQVIEKSTKKEIDRRNILVPEIHRTGKYTVQIKLHSEVTAEINLEVVSY; translated from the coding sequence ATGACTAAGCGTGTACAAATCGTTTTGAGCGAGGACATTCTGAGTCTCGGCAGGACTGGAGATCTGGTGGATGTTGCCCCCGGTTATGCCCGCAACTTCTTACTGCCTTTCGGCAAGGCTACTCCGGTCACTCCTGCAGTGATGAAACAGGTGGAGCATCGCCGTGCCAAGGAGATAGAGCGTCAAGTCACCATCAAGCAAGAAGCCTTGGACTTCAAGATAGCTCTCAACACCATTGGCCGCTTCACCGTAAAAAAGCAAACCGGTGAAGATAATGTGTTGTTTGGCACGGTCACCAACGGCGACGTAGCCCAGGTAATCGAAAAGTCCACCAAGAAGGAAATTGATCGTCGAAATATTCTGGTTCCTGAGATCCATCGTACCGGTAAGTACACTGTACAAATCAAACTGCACAGTGAAGTAACCGCAGAGATCAATCTCGAAGTTGTGAGCTACTGA
- the gcvH gene encoding glycine cleavage system protein GcvH has translation MAFEFPASYRFADSHEYAHFDGELMKVGISAFAVDQLGDIVFVDLPQVGSTLDRGSSFGSVESVKAVEEMYAPVDGEVVQRNEAVLVSPEELQNDPHGEGWLLLVRPSNPTQLENLLDSSTYSARINAN, from the coding sequence ATGGCGTTTGAATTTCCCGCCTCTTATCGCTTCGCCGATAGCCATGAGTACGCTCATTTTGATGGGGAGCTGATGAAGGTTGGTATCAGTGCTTTCGCTGTTGATCAGCTCGGTGACATTGTTTTTGTTGATCTACCTCAAGTTGGCTCTACTCTTGATAGGGGCTCTAGCTTCGGTTCTGTGGAATCGGTAAAAGCCGTCGAGGAAATGTATGCTCCAGTTGATGGGGAGGTAGTCCAGCGGAATGAAGCTGTATTAGTCAGCCCTGAAGAACTTCAGAATGACCCCCATGGCGAGGGATGGCTGCTCTTGGTGCGCCCAAGTAATCCGACCCAGCTGGAGAACTTGTTAGATTCTTCAACCTATTCCGCCAGAATAAACGCGAACTGA
- a CDS encoding fatty acid desaturase, producing MVPSQTAGNRDLRLRAAVTAPREPLPARQRRVKTGTAGFMLVNHILATVALLPQFWSWQAIVAFGILYWMTVLGVTLGLHRLVAHRSLVVPVWLERVLVVMGTLACQSGPIEWVGLHRHHHRFSDQPADHHDAGRGLWWSHSEWMLHDIPALKELDRYAGDLQCDPFYRWLDRWFLLLQIPLGLCLYWYGETALVHGGGLGLVLWGIPLRLVVVYHVTWLVNSATHAFGYRNFDCPDLSRNCWWVAILSFGEGWHNNHHAHPASARHGLRWFEFDMTWQHVRFLKHLGLAKCIREARYRL from the coding sequence TTGGTTCCCTCGCAAACAGCTGGCAACCGCGACCTTCGTCTACGGGCGGCGGTAACCGCTCCCCGCGAGCCGCTCCCCGCACGTCAGCGGCGCGTGAAAACGGGGACAGCCGGTTTCATGCTGGTTAATCATATTTTGGCAACCGTGGCGCTACTGCCCCAGTTCTGGAGCTGGCAAGCCATCGTCGCCTTCGGCATTCTCTACTGGATGACGGTTCTCGGCGTTACCCTCGGTTTGCACCGTTTAGTCGCTCACCGCAGTCTTGTGGTGCCCGTATGGCTTGAGCGCGTTTTAGTTGTCATGGGAACTTTGGCATGCCAAAGCGGACCTATCGAATGGGTGGGACTTCACCGCCATCACCATCGGTTTTCAGACCAACCAGCTGATCACCACGATGCCGGGCGCGGTTTGTGGTGGAGTCATAGCGAGTGGATGCTACATGATATCCCCGCTCTTAAGGAGTTGGATCGGTATGCTGGAGACCTCCAGTGTGATCCCTTCTATCGTTGGCTTGACCGCTGGTTTTTATTGTTACAAATCCCCTTAGGACTTTGCTTATATTGGTACGGAGAAACTGCTCTTGTGCATGGTGGCGGTCTAGGTCTGGTCCTCTGGGGAATTCCGCTTCGTCTGGTGGTTGTGTACCACGTCACGTGGTTGGTGAATTCTGCAACGCATGCATTCGGTTATCGCAACTTTGACTGCCCGGATCTTTCGCGTAATTGTTGGTGGGTGGCTATCCTATCTTTTGGGGAAGGTTGGCACAATAATCACCATGCGCATCCTGCCAGCGCACGCCATGGTCTTCGCTGGTTCGAATTCGATATGACTTGGCAACACGTTCGTTTTTTAAAGCATCTTGGCCTTGCTAAATGTATACGCGAAGCCAGATATAGGCTCTAA
- a CDS encoding methionine gamma-lyase family protein, whose product MTSAIAKQLIDSVVQQQASWAAARTAAVEEKFQRVLGAFIAERVGAHHFTSFTGYGHGDQSRDVVDRVFARVLGAEAAAVRMQFVSGTHAITAALFGVLRPGDRLLSITGRPYDTLEEVIGLRGCGQGSLADFGVEYDEVALTADGTVDRNGLSWALASPCRVVLIQRSCGYSWRPSLPVKEIGDLCELIHTRQPDCICFVDNCYGELVQDCEPPEVGADLVAGSLIKNLGGTITPTGGYVAGRADLVEQACCRLTAPGIGREGGANFNLQRLVLQGLFLAPQMVTESLIGANLVAGVFERLGFSVQPRPNTARSDLIQAVCLGSPEALQEVCRAFQACSPVGSYLNPIPAAMPGYASDLVMAGGTFINGSTSEFSADAPLREPFNLFVQGGTHRSHIRLALGEALTALDGAGLINLLQIESI is encoded by the coding sequence GTGACTAGTGCAATTGCAAAGCAGCTGATTGACTCTGTGGTGCAGCAGCAGGCATCGTGGGCTGCTGCACGTACGGCTGCTGTCGAAGAAAAATTTCAGCGTGTTCTTGGGGCTTTTATTGCGGAGCGAGTGGGAGCCCACCATTTCACCTCCTTCACTGGATATGGCCATGGCGATCAGAGCCGGGATGTAGTTGATCGTGTGTTTGCAAGGGTTCTCGGTGCTGAAGCGGCAGCGGTACGAATGCAGTTCGTAAGTGGCACCCATGCCATTACAGCTGCGCTGTTTGGTGTATTGCGACCTGGTGATCGCTTGCTTTCGATTACGGGGCGTCCTTATGACACACTCGAGGAAGTAATTGGCTTAAGAGGATGTGGCCAAGGCTCGCTAGCTGATTTCGGGGTTGAGTACGACGAAGTAGCGTTGACAGCAGACGGAACTGTCGATCGAAACGGCCTTAGTTGGGCTTTGGCTTCGCCTTGCCGGGTGGTATTGATTCAGCGTAGTTGCGGATACAGTTGGCGTCCGTCCTTGCCAGTAAAGGAAATCGGTGATCTTTGTGAGCTCATTCATACCCGCCAGCCTGATTGCATTTGTTTTGTCGACAACTGCTATGGCGAGCTGGTTCAAGACTGTGAGCCGCCGGAGGTGGGGGCCGATTTAGTAGCTGGTTCTTTGATTAAAAATCTTGGGGGTACGATCACGCCTACCGGTGGTTACGTCGCGGGCAGAGCTGATCTGGTTGAGCAGGCTTGCTGTCGGTTGACGGCACCTGGCATTGGTCGCGAGGGCGGCGCAAATTTTAACCTCCAGCGCTTAGTCTTGCAGGGATTGTTCTTGGCACCTCAAATGGTGACTGAGTCTTTAATTGGTGCAAATCTTGTAGCTGGCGTGTTTGAACGGCTAGGTTTCTCTGTACAACCTCGGCCAAATACCGCACGAAGCGATCTCATTCAGGCTGTCTGTCTGGGTAGTCCAGAAGCTTTGCAAGAAGTGTGCCGGGCGTTCCAGGCCTGCTCCCCAGTGGGGTCATACCTCAATCCTATCCCAGCTGCAATGCCCGGTTACGCTAGCGATTTGGTGATGGCAGGTGGCACATTTATTAATGGATCGACTAGCGAATTCTCAGCAGATGCGCCGTTAAGAGAACCATTTAACCTATTTGTACAGGGAGGTACCCACCGCAGCCATATACGCTTGGCTCTGGGTGAAGCCCTAACCGCGCTTGATGGAGCAGGTCTGATTAATCTCCTACAAATTGAAAGCATCTAA